The genomic region cggattactagtccgattccctcaccgctcagccacatgacTCCCTACTTCCccatttccctcccccctctgtctctctccctatttttgtattttctatatatctactcctgtcctctcctctccctcttaacTCCTTTAAACCAACTTTCTTTGTTCccagtgacagcagcagtgttgtgtgtttaaGTTGTGCCTTGCAGATTTATCCAGGAGTCCCTAATCTGGCTCTAATCTCTCAGATTACCGGGCTGGTCCCGCAGGTCTTGGTTAGTCCTCGAGGCTAACACCATACAGGAACTGACAACGAGTACACACCCGGAAGGGCTGGTCTAACTGGTCTCCCTGGTAACCACCACTTCCTGTGGCTGGGCGCTCtgcagtgtgagggtgtgtcagGTCTCACCGAAGGGCGACGCTGTGCTTCGTCTAAGTAGGCAGGGGTGTGTTTGCTTGCCTGGCAAGGTGTTCAGTAGTTTTGTGGTTTCGCTGACCTTGACACACGTCCTGTTTTCTGGTCATGCACAGTCGATGACAGACGACTTGGTGTCCTGCTTCTTGGTGTAGTTAATGTTCACACTGACTGCCCCAGAGATAGTCTGAGGACTTAGTGTCGCCAGTGAGTTTTGCTGAAATACAGGGTTATCTTTACTGCGGGACACTGATACTAGTATCAACTCTGCGCTTTGCGGTTTAGGGGGCTTGGAATAAGATACGTTCTAGGACACAGAGAAGCTACAGACGATGTTCTCGAATTGAGATATTCTCAGCTCTCCCTCTGTGACACCAGCATGATAAGTGGACAGAGACCAGCGTTAACACACATTCATCTATCTAaccaggaaagagagagtcacCAACAGAAGTTTCTCCTCTCGGGACAaactgctgactgtgtgtgtgtgtgtgtgtgtttgaacagcGCATGGCAACTCACCCTCATGCGCGCCCACCTTTCTCATTGTAACCACCGATGTAGCTGCTGCTCATTGTGACAGTGTTGACATGTCGCCAAGCAACGACATGTCGCTACATGCCCCAGCAGGGGAGCCTTTCAGGAACGTGAGCACTGACTCACTGAAAGATGAAGCCGAGGATTCTGAccgatgatgatgacgatgatggtgGTTGTGATGTGCCGCAGGCGTGCTGGAGGTGTCGAGGAGGAGCCCTCTGGCCTGCTGGTTCAGCTCCATGCTGTTCTGCTTCGGAGGGGCCGTGCTGTCCGGCCTCATGATGGCCGAGCCGCTCATCGCCCCCCCTGAACAACTCCACCAACGTCCTGCTGGCCTCCCTCATCTGGTGAGTCACCCCCCAtgggctggaggggtggggggtggcggGGTGGTCTGCAGACGGCTGAGGTACACCCAGTGAGGTAAGGGCGGGAGTCCATCGCCGGGGAGGTGTCGTGGTGGGGGCTGAGGAagctggagaggggaagaccCTCAGCCTTCATTGGACCCCCAGCCTGACTGAAAATCCCTTCGTGGACTTTCAGCCATTCGAGCACGGAGCTTTGCTGCCCTCTAGTGTGGAACGACCAGGGTGCCTCGTCGCAGGCTGTTCGCGGCGCCGATAAATGCTCTGTCATGTCGGAAGCAGGAGGAGTGTCGTGTTAAACAGCACCCTCGGCTGTTGAAATGAGGTAGTTCAGCTTCCAAAGGTAAATCCTCgattgcgtgcatgtgtgtgcctcagGTACCTGGTGTTCTACTGCCCCCATGACGTGATGTACTCGGTGGCGGCGGTCGTGCCGCTGCGGATGGTTCTGACCGCCATGAAGGAAGTGACACGCACCTGGAAGGTGCTGGGCGGAGTCACCCAGGCACACAGCAAGTACCGAGATAGCCTGCTGGTCATGGTGGCTGTCGGCTGGGCCAAAGGTAACACTGCCCTGCGTTTGGATGTGTATGTGTCCCAGAATATACTGTACCCAACAGGGAGAgacaacagacaaacagagaagcAAAGCAATATATCTGCTCCGGCTGGGAACAAATATGTTATTATAGAAGATATATCCCACCTttccagtaagtgtgtgtgtgtgtgtgtgtccccaggtgCAGGCGGAGGCCTCATCAGTAACTTTGAGCAGCTGGTCAGAGGGGTCTGGAAGCCGGAGACCAACGAGCTCCTCAAGATGTCCTAGTaggtcctcctcctgcagcacgTCTCAGATCCCGCCCTGCTCCGGACGGGTCCCCTATCTcacctctcctgtgtgtgtgtgtgtgtgtgtgtgtgtgtgtgtgtgcaggccccaCGAAGATCACCCTGGTAGGAGCGGTGCTGTTCTCCCCTCCAGCAGACCCAGTACCTCCCCCTCCAGAAGCACCACCTCATGCTGCTCTACACCATCTTCACCGTGGTCAACAAGGTCAGACACGCCCACGCCTGCTCTGTGGCATGAAGGTGCAGCGCCTGCTCTGAGGAGGcgcccccccgctctctctctctctctctgtctctgtctctctctctctctctctctctctctctctctccccctctcccttcccctctgtcGCCCCTCTTCGCCCACTCTTCCTCTGTTCCCGGCTGTTTCTCCACGGCACGCCTGGTTTGCATCAGCCCTGTCTGCTTGCATCagacatcctcctcttcctctctctcatgttcGCGTCGGCTGCTGTCACCTCTCCAACCTCCACCTTCTTTCATCTCATTCAAAACGCTTGCTTTTGTGTCTACCTCCCTGTTTGTAGTGTGGCGGTGTGTCGagcccctcgcacacacacactcgcggcgcacacacacctgcacgtaagtcacacacaggtgcacatacAGGCAAACACTCACTCGCctttcttcatccctctctctctctctcttcctcagacAAGGATGATGCttacaggctcctcctcctcgccctttGCTCCGATCGAGTCAGCCGTGTACCAGACCCTCTttgctggctcctccccctactCCGCCCTCACCTCCGAGGCCACGCGCCCTGCTGGGGCAGGCTCCAGTGGATAACGGTGCGCAGGCCAAGACCCTGCCCAAGGAGGAGGGCCTGAACGGGGCAGCGAAGGCCGCGACCAAGCAGAAGGGCTCCCCCAGGACCAAAGACCCCCCCGAGACCAAGAAGACTGACTAGCGACCACAGGGTGGGGCGGAGCTAACTAGCATGAGCTAAGCTAGAGGGGTTTACAATGCTGTTTACACTGTTCTTAATGTAGTGTTTATAGGGGGGTTGAAGTGCATGTGACTTGATTGGTGGCTGGTTGATTATTCTATTTATTTTTGCATTTATACTGTAGCACGATTCTCTGTTTTATTGTTCACTTGTTCTTT from Osmerus mordax isolate fOsmMor3 chromosome 14, fOsmMor3.pri, whole genome shotgun sequence harbors:
- the tmem38b gene encoding LOW QUALITY PROTEIN: trimeric intracellular cation channel type B (The sequence of the model RefSeq protein was modified relative to this genomic sequence to represent the inferred CDS: deleted 2 bases in 2 codons) translates to MDLFGLLNLDELSHGLAGLSMFPYFDIAHYIVSVMSLREQPGVLEVSRRSPLACWFSSMLFCFGGAVLSGLMMAEPLIAPLNNSTNVLLASLIWYLVFYCPHDVMYSVAAVVPLRMVLTAMKEVTRTWKVLGGVTQAHSKYRDSLLVMVAVGWAKGAGGGLISNFEQLVRGVWKPETNELLKMSYPTKITLVGAVLFSLQQTQYLPLQKHHLMLLYTIFTVVNKTRMMLTGSSSSPFAPIESAVYQTLFAGSSPYSALTSEATRPAGAGSSG